AATAATGTCAACGTTTTTAGTACAACTAAGGGGTTAAAAGATTTTCCATTTTGAATCTTTTTTTGACAGACCAGCGAGGGCAATTAAATGTTCCAACATGAGTTTAATGGAGGGGCATGCAAGTTTTCCGTACAGAGATCCAAGACCCCAGCTGCCCAGATTCTTTTGGAAACAAAGCAAGACAAAGGTGCCAATTTGTTTCTCTTTCAAGAGAGAAACAAGACACAGAATTAACTGGAAAAAAATCTCTCTAAGTTTGCCCCTGGGTGAACACCCTCGTTTGGAAGCTTCCATAGAAACACTTTGAACTTAGGGTGAAGAGTTGATTTCCATGAGAGAGATCATATTGGGATTTtctgggagaagaagaacttcGAGTCAAGAGAATTAGCTACACCTTTGGTTGATAGAATTCCTTTGAGAGATGgcaaacaagaaaattatctACTTAAGGAGTAGAAAAAAGGGCCTCAAGGAGAGGGACATTCCATTGCCAATTTGTCAACAATTCTGAGCGAGTAGAGAAGGATGGATGAGGAGAGATGGCATTAATGTAACTATTTTGCTTGTtttgaatccaaatctggaTATTCGCCCCTATGCTTATTTTCCAACAGATAATGTTTTTTGATACTGTAACAATGGATGGTGTACTCAGTTACCTTAACTAATGGAATTTTTCTTTGTTcatataagaaaaaattaaataaataaatgaaaaatactTTTAATACTTGGGAGAATGTGAACAATGCTGTTCCAAGTCCATTCATTAAAGTAATTCTACCATCCAAAATTTGAAGTCTACAAGTAATTAAATTATAATATATCGTACAACTAAATAATAAGAATATCCTTTTCAAGTAAAAGAAGTgaccaataattttttttttgttcttggcGGAAATAATCTAACCCACGTTGGTGCCGCATAATTCAGTTCAGAGGATAACTGATATTTGGTATACAAGGAAATAGCAAGTCTTCCAAATTTGAGATCTTGGGAAACACCTATGGCAGGAGCAGCAGAACAGAGGCAGCTTAACCAGATAGAAAAATGCAAAGGTAAGATTTTCAATGAATACAAAGATGTACTAAATTACAGCGGTAAAAAGCTCATTCCACCAGTCCTGTTCCCGAAATGCTGCAAAAGCCCTACTGTTAAGATACATAAAGAGTTTCATTAATCTTATTGCAATTGATTTGCTAAACAAATTAACAAATTTACAGCGACCCATCAAAACTATATTACTACAAAACTACATAAAAATACAGAAGCAGCTTGCTTTCACTGCTTTACCCCATCCACATTTGAAGCAAATCACTAGGTATTTCTGCACTTGCAACCCCACGCTCCAGTAGCTCTAGTAACTGAATAATTTTCTTTCCCTGAACTAAGCAACATGAACAATCCATACCAGAAGCAGGAAGCAATTACTCAAATGAAAGCCTTCTAAACTCAAAACCGTGTAATGCACTGCATGATCAATTCCATGTGCTCTAGCCAAGCAGGTCGCTGAACAAGTTTGGGTTTGTACCTGAAGGTGTTACACCAACCTGCCTTGTAACTGCATCCTTTTCCAGGGAGTCTTGGGGATTTGGACCCTTTTTCACAGGTGCCAACTGCGTAGCTACAGATCCTCCATGAACATTTCTATTGGCTAAATTGGACAAGCTAGACAAGAGGTTTATAGGATCCAAATTAGCTGGTTCTGTATTTGCTACAGGATCACCCAGCCCACTCATGGGGCTCTCTGCATAGAGTGACATAACATCAGAAGACTTAGAAGCACTAACAGCAGAATTGGCTACTGAAGAGATATCAGAACGCCCAAGAAGTCCTTCCAATTGTATAAATGGATCTGAGGGTGCAGTGTTATCCCCAGGAGTTGGCTCATCCAAATCGAGCAAATCCGGGGAAGGCGGTTGAGAAGCCTTCTCTGCAGCTTGTTCAGTAGACGCAACTGTTGTAGTCGGCATTTGTGACTTCTCCGCAGCATGGCTGTGGACTCTAGTAGTCTTATGGTTAGTAGATGTTGGTCTTTTCCCTGTCTTTGATGACGCACCCCCAAATAAGGACGCAGCAAGTTTCTGCTTTTCAGGAGGAACTTCAACTTGTGGTTTCCTTGAATCGTAAGACACATCACGAGTTTGTGGGCCAACGGTTCCCTGTACAAGAAGTTGCGGAACCCCGTTCACCGGTTTCTGGGAACTGGAATTTGAGTTTGATGGCACAGTAGGGGAATAAGTAGGCCTACCCCACTTCTTTTGAATCCCATCAAGTTGAAGCCTGAGCTCAGTGGGTCCGGGTTCAGAGACAGATGACACTGATGTAGCGTGGGAAATATCTTGAGGATAAGTTCGCTCAGACACAGGAACAAGTTCCTTTGAGGTTGCGAGCGGAACTGGTTGAGTTCTTGATGCCACAGAAGGTTTTGGAAGTCCATAAGCCTCAAACCTTAGACCATGGGTGGAAGAGTCATGATGGCCTTGACTCCTAAAGTTACTGACATTAGTCATTCCAGATCGCTCACTCTCAGGAATGTAAAGCTGAGCTCCTTTTACCAATGACTCCTGAACATAACCATCAAGGAACGAAAGACTTTTATCGACCTGCAGGAAGGATATGAAAATGTTAGGTTAGAGAGAACCTTGAATTTACAAGTgtttaaaaaagagaaaataaaaaaaaaaagaatccaaaGGTAAGAAGGTAAAAGACACGTCTGGCCAACAGAAACCAGATTGCGACTGTAAAAGCATTACATTCAACTGAACCCTTATAGGGTTTTATAGAGAATCATATGTCATAAAGATAGAAACTAAATCAAACTAACctaaattaatattaaaattcaTTCTAAACTACGATACAGTGcaacaaaccaaaaaaagaatattctctAATACTGGAAAAACTGAAAACCAACCAATACAGGTTACAATTACATATAACAGAGTTATTGGTTgcttaaaaaaaatccatattgaCTTGAACATTGACCCATCTGTCAGTGGGGGTTCACCCAAATCTGTACCACTCgttttcaatccaaatctatCTGTAATATTTATGGGCCAGAGTTATGAGTAAGTCTCACAGTTCTAACTTAAGCTCAAAAGGCGGTTTCCCAAATGAGATCTCCTCCATACActagattctctctctcccccccccccccccccccttcttctaaGGAAAATAGACCTGATGGCCTGAGATGAAAGACTGGATGTCTATATCCTATACTACTTTACAAACATCAGGAAAAGTGACAAAACAAGAGAACGTCAGTAGTCAACAAGCAGAAATATGAGTGTCACCAAGGGAAAGCCCCATATGGATCTCTTTGTGGGTACAATCTTTGGGCAGAGATATGGGGTATCTGACACAACCACCCATTAAAATTTCAACACAGGTACATGCATAAAGTAACCAAATTGGCATATACATTTGCCTTTGTCAGTTGCTAAaatgtgttaagtttgtctcaggGAACTTTAAGTCGATCAGAATGTTGAAAACAGGATAAACCATAAAATTAAAGTGGTAAATGTAAAGATAAGCAAATCTAGAGACCCAACTGCAAAACAAAGGTAAAATAAATATCCAGGAAGAAAAGCTAAACAATTAAGGCTTCTCCAAAACTTGACAATGGGTTTTAACGCGAACTTGGGTACCTGCAGGTTGCAATAAGAGCTTCTATTGTtacacaccccaccccccaaccaaccaaccaaaaNNNNNNNNNNNNNNNNNNNNNNNaaaaaaaaaaaaaaaaaatttaaataaataacttcCTCCCCCTCATCTTTTTATTCATCCTTAATGAACAGCTGCTGGTCCCCCCCACCTCCCCGGGGTAAAAAATTTCATTGTTTTTTTCAAGCAGATCAGCCTTTTGTCATTCCTctcccatctttttttttcccctctaaaATGCTCCTATCTAGTCTACAAAGTATAAATGCCACCAAGATACAATATCCATTGATCTTTCTCTCAAGATTTCCATTTTACcaacaaagaaaaatttttgAGCGCTGTTTCATCAAAATTTGGTTGCCCACTGGAATCTCTAGTAGCATAAACTTTGAGGCTTCACATCATCttgttttcatattttgatGCTCATTTACATCACTCATCGCCCTCATAAGTCATAGGTATTTGTATTCCTAAACAGCATTCTTCTAGCAAAAAGATAGATGCCTAAACAGTCAACAGCAACAAATGTTTCACCCTCTTTCtactgaaataacctagaggggggggggtgaatatgTTATACTAGtagaatttaactcttttcggtgaataggtcacaagtgtgact
The Macadamia integrifolia cultivar HAES 741 unplaced genomic scaffold, SCU_Mint_v3 scaffold212, whole genome shotgun sequence DNA segment above includes these coding regions:
- the LOC122065785 gene encoding AP-4 complex subunit epsilon-like; amino-acid sequence: MTNVSNFRSQGHHDSSTHGLRFEAYGLPKPSVASRTQPVPLATSKELVPVSERTYPQDISHATSVSSVSEPGPTELRLQLDGIQKKWGRPTYSPTVPSNSNSSSQKPVNGVPQLLVQGTVGPQTRDVSYDSRKPQVEVPPEKQKLAASLFGGASSKTGKRPTSTNHKTTRVHSHAAEKSQMPTTTVASTEQAAEKASQPPSPDLLDLDEPTPGDNTAPSDPFIQLEGLLGRSDISSVANSAVSASKSSDVMSLYAESPMSGLGDPVANTEPANLDPINLLSSLSNLANRNVHGGSVATQLAPVKKGPNPQDSLEKDAVTRQVGVTPSGTNPNLFSDLLG